Below is a window of Mycoplasma sp. Mirounga ES2805-ORL DNA.
ATGAAGCTGTATTTGACTATGTTATAGAAGAAATAGAAAAATACGGTACAGATATTTGATGAGAAAGAGACACTGATCAATTATTACCTGAACAATTTAGAGGCAAAGGTTATACAAGAGAAATGGATATTATGGATGTTTGATTTGACTCTGGATCAACAAGTATAGCGGTTGATATTGTTGACGGCTTAAAACCACCTTATGATATATATCTTGAGGGTAGCGATCAGTATAGAGGTTGATTTAATTCATCATTAATTAACTCAGTTATTTACAATGCTGTAGCACCATATAAACAAATTATTAGTCATGGATTTGTTTTAGATGGTAAAGGCGAAAAAATGTCTAAATCAAAAGGTAACGTGGTTGCTCCTTTAAACATTATTGAAAAGCAAGGTGCTGATATTTTAAGACTTTGAATCGCAAATAGTGAATACACAAATGATGTAACTATCAGTGATGCAATAATTAAACAAAACAGTGAAATTTATAGAAAAATAAGAAACACAATTAAATTTATTTTAGGAAATTTAGATGATTATGAATATGAGCCAAACCTAAAATTAACAGGCGTTCATGAATTTATTAAAGAAGACTTTGAAAGAATAAAAGAAATAATAATTAAATACTATGATGAATTTAAATTTATCAACGTTATTAAGGAATTAAATAATTATATTGTTGAGTTATCAAGTTTTTACTTAAGCGTTGTAAAAGATATTCTTTACATTGAAGAAAAAAATTCTTTAAATAGAAGAATGGTTCAAAAGAACCTATATGAAATTGTTGAATTTTTAATAATTGCATTGGCTCCAATTCTCCCAACAACATGTGAAGATGCTTATTCTTATTTCAATAAAAATAACAAATTAGAATCAGTTCACTTAGAAACAATGCCTACATTTAGAAAAGCAAACTCAGAAATATTACTTCAATGAAAAGAATTTTTCAAAATAAGAGATGAAGTTAATATTTTATTAGAACAAGCAATAAAGGATAATTTAATTAAAAGAACTAATGAGGCAAAATTAGTTATTGATCTAAAACAAAATGAATTCTTAAAGAGCATTAATTTGAAACAACTTTTAATGGTTGGTGTAATTGAATTTGGTTCAGAAATGAAAGTTACTGCATTTGAATCTGATAAGTGCTTGCGTTGTTGAAATCACTTCCAAAAAAATAAAATTGAAGATGGGTTATGTCCTCAATGTCATAAAATAATTTTTAAAGGAAATAATGAGTAAAGAAGTTGATGGATATAAAAAAACTTTTGGTGAAAAACTAAAAGAATCGACAGATAAATTTATTACTTTTCATAAGAATTTAGTAAAAGACTATAAACAAAATACTAAAAAACGTCTCTTAGGTATCGGACTATTTTGATTGGTGTTCATTGTATTTTTAACAATAGATCAATTAACAAAGGGATTACTTTTTGACAGTAATAAATTAGGACAGGCAACTCATGATTTTGGATTATTTGGTATTAGACCCTATTATCATGATGGCGTTACAATAATTCCAAGTAAAACAATTGGAGTGGCAATATTTGTTCAAATTGTGAGTGTAATACTATGCCTATTAATTGTGTATTTCTCATTTATTTTTAAAGATAAATATTTACTAACGATATTAGCTCTCATACTTAGTGGAGTATTTGGGAACATGTTTGATAGATTTTATTGCGAAAAAACAATTGAGGGAGTTCCTCAAGTTAGGGATATTATATTCCTACCTTGAATCGATAAAGGAACATTTAATTTTGCAGACACTAGCATTTTTATAGCTCTAGCATTATCTATAATTATGGGTATTATCTATCTCTTTAAAGATGATAAAGACGAAGAATCAAAAATTAATGAAGACTCATATAATATATTTTTTATACCATCTGATGTAAAAGATTTTAAAGAAGAAAAAAATAATAAATAAAAAACTAGGCAAAATAAAACATAACATTTACAAAAGTGTTATGTTTTTGTCTATTATTTTTAAGGTTTTATTTTATCGTTAATCATTTGCAGTTTCAAAAAATCCGTAATAATGGCATCCTTTTGTCTTTATAGGAGTTCTTCAATTTGAACCATATTCTTTTTCAAAAAGTTGCTCAATATTATTAATAATGTAATATTCATTATCATTAAACTTTACCTTTTTCATATTATCAAAAGCATTTAGTTCAATTCATAACTCAGAGCTATGCTTAGATGGTCAAGTTGATAAAGCATATACTTCAGGGTTATTATCATGTAATTGTTTATATGTTTCTTTATAGCTTAGTTTTTTGGTTCACAAAAAGCCTTTAACAAAAATTCTGGATAGCGTTCTTAAGATTTTTTTAGTGAAATAATAATTTACTCCGGTTCAAGCTTTTAGTCCTCTTAAAACATTTAACTTAGATTTATTATATTTGTAGATTTTTTGTTTAGTACTAGGTATAGCAATAAATAAATCAATATAAAGTGAGTTAGGGTCTTTAAAATCAACTTTTTTTCTAGATTCTATAAACCTTGGAAAAGTTAAAAAATGCTCCTTAGAGTTTTCGTTTGTAAGTAATCTATCTGGATAGTTTTTTAATAAAAAATCATATGCTTCTTGTTTTATAACAATGTCGATATCAGTATCTCATTCAATAATTTTATTATCTCTCACCGCTCCTAATGCAGTACCATAAATAAGAGAATAATCAAAATTATTATGGCTAAGAATATCTGTAACCTCTTTTAATAATTTCAAGTTACCTAATTGTCTACTTTTAATATTTTCTGGCAGAGAAGGATGATTCTTACTTTTCTTATTCATATAATACCTCCAAAATTTTAGTTTAATTATAAAACAACATTTTAAAATGATTCTAGGTGAATAATAATTAATTAACTCATTTTTATAAATTAACTAATAAAAAATCAGCCTAGGCTGATTAATTTTTAAATGCTAAATAAATTCTTATTAGATAAATTGTTAAGTAGATATAGTCATAAGCTAATTTAAATCCAAAGAATAAACCTATTTGAGCAACCTTGATCTTTGATTGTGATTCAGGATCAAGTCTTTTATATACAGAATCAAATTTAATTATTAAGAATCAATCAAATGCCATATATATAACCATTAATGCAACACCAAGTAAAAGATAAACGGTATATAAGAATTTACTAAACAAGAAGAAAAAGCTTAATAAACCAACAATCAACATTGATATTGCAAGTGTAATCATAGGAACTCATAAGTTAGCAATGTTAATTTTATTATAGAAGGCTAAAAAACCTGTTACAGTTGTAATTATTGCCGGCACTAATAAAATTAAGAATAATACACTTCAGTTAATGTTTTGAGCCGCATATTGCAATAGAGCTCCTAAAGCACCAATTCCAAACCAAAACATAAGAAATGTTACAATTGGAAGCAACACTCAAAAATTCATTCTCATGCCGAAGAAGAAGGTTACAAATAATAAAACTATTGCTCCCACAGACATAGTAATTAATATTTCAACATTATTTAGAAGAAAACTAAGAAATGGTGTAAATAAAGTTGTGTTTATTAAAGCTGCAGTTCCAAAAGCAATTGCTAAACAATAACCAAATCAAATTAACGATGAAGCAATAATTGAACTTTGTTGAGTTTTAGTTTTATTGAATGCATTTTGTTCTATATCATTATTTTTTAATTTTTCATTTATATTCATAATTATCAATTATAAATAATAATTATTTTTTATTAAGAAAACACTTTTTTTAATAAAAATGCAAGTCATATATTTAAAAACAATAAAAAATATAATATTTCAAAATTAATATTAAAATTATTAAATTAGATTAATATCAAAAATATTTAATAAAGGGAGATTTAGAAAATGAACAAAGTTGAAAATGCAGTTATTTTCGCAGCAGGTAAAGGAACTAGAATGGCACCTTTAACACAATACTTGCCAAAACCATTAGTTCCAATTTATGGTGAACCAATGATAGAAAGAAATATCAAATTTATTAAAGACTCAGGTGTTAGAAATATAACAATAGTTGTTGGTTATTTAAAGAAACAATTTCAATACCTTAAAGATAAATATGATGTAAATATTATTGAAAACCCAGAGTATGAAACAGCAAATAATATAGGTAGTTTATTTTATTCTAGAAATTACTTTAATAATACTCTTTATATTGAGGGGGATTTATATATAAAGGAAAATATTTTTAAAAGAGTTATAAAGGAAATAGAATCTGAAAATCAATCAATTGCTTTTAGTCAATTATGCGAGGAACATAAGTCTGAATGAGTATATAATACTGATCAATCTCAAAATGTAATTAATCACTCACTAACCAAAGACGCTTTTTTAAAAAATATTTGAAGTGGAATACTATATTTAAATTCTGAAACTTCAAAGGAAATGAATTCTAAAATTGAAGATTTTTATAAAAATGATGAAAATAAACAAAAATATTTTGAAACATTTTTATGAACACTAAATAACAAATTTAAACATCATGAAATATTAAATTCAACAATCGAAGAACTAGATACATTTAAGGATTTACAAAATATTGATCCAAGATATAAAAATCACTCAACAACACTATTGTTTACTCCTGGACCTATTAACAATTACAATGAAGTTAACGATATCTTGAGTGAGTGCGTTTTACACCATAGATCACAATTGTTTAAATTCTACATGGAAGATACAACTCAATTAATGAGAGAATTTATTAAAACTAAAACAGGTTTGCCTTTATTTATAACATCATCAGCAACAGGAGCTATGGAAGCAATAGTAACTAACCTAGCAGAAAAAGGAGATAAAGTTCTCTTAATTGAAGCAGGAGATTTTGGAAAGAGATTCAAAATAATTCTCGAAAGACTTGGTGTTGGTCCAACTCTTACAACTATTTCATATGAGGATGGTGAAACATTAAATATGAAAGAAATTGAAAAAGTACTAAAAGAAAATAAATTCAAATCTCTTTTCGTTACCCACCACGAAACATCCACAGGTGTTCTTCACGATATTGAAAGCCTTTCTAAGATCATTAAAAAATATGCTCCAGATACATTATTTGTTGTAGATACTGTTAGTTCATTTATTCACGATAATATTGAATTTGATAAATGAGGACTAGATGCAGCCATTTCAACAAGTGGTAAAGCCTTTTGTGTAATGCCGGGATTAAGTTGTGTTGTTCTTTCACAAAGAGCAATCAAAGCGGCTGAAGAAAATAAAAATTTTAAATTCTATTTTGATCTTCCGGCCTATGTAAGATATTACAAAGAAGAGAAATCTACACCTTATACACCAGCTAGTTCTATTCTTGTAGCTATGAACGCAGCTATGAAAGTCATTAAAAATCAAACACTTGAATCAATTCGTGAAGATAAGGCTAAAATTTATGAATTCATTAAAAATGAATTAATAAAACTAGGTTTTAACCAAGTTTCAAAAGATAAGAAAAATGTGACAAATGGTCTGCTAGTTATTGATGTTCCTAAAGGATATGATGCACAAAAGTTAAGAAATACTATCGAATATAAATCAAACATATATTTTGAGGTTGGACGTAAAGGAAGACAACATACTCAACTAAGAATTGGTATACCTAATGTTATTGATATGCCTAAAGCAAGATTACTAATTGAAGCTATAAAGGAAAATTTAGACACAGCTAAAATCTAATCTTAAAAACAACTTTCAAGTTGTTTTTTTTATAAAAAAAAGAAGTTTTATTAACTTCTTTTTCATTATTTTCTTAAATTTAATTCAGCTAAAGCTTTTGTATATGTTTCGAAATCGTTTTCTTTTAATTGTTGTAAAAGAACACGTCTCTTTGTAATTTTAGCCATAAAACCACGGCGTGAATGTTTATCTTTAGGATTAACATTAAAATGGTTTTTAAGATCTTCAATTTCAGCAGTAAGAATAGCTATTTGAACAAAAGTATTTCCTGTATCCTTGCTATCTTTGCCATATTTTTTAACTAACTCAGCTTTTTGTAATTTTGTTATCATAATAACTCCTTTATTATGTTTTAACCTAGCCCAAATATTACATTTGAACCAAGTATAAAATTTGCATATTAAAATGCTTTTTTATAATACCAAAATATTTATATTTTTAAAGAAAATTAAGCAGCTTAATTAATTAATCTAAATGTTTTTTCGTTTTTCATTGTTATATATAATAAAAGCAAATTTTATAATAGGAGAAAAATGATAAAAAGTGAATATAAACGTAAAAAATTATCATCAATAGCCATTATGTTTGTTGTTATGGGCACTTCAATTGGTGCTGGAATATTTTTTAAAGCCAAAAATATTGCTGATAATTCTCAACAAAATTTTATTATGGCCATATTCTCATGAATAATTGCAGCAATAGCTGTAATTTCAATGTCTTTATCATTGGTAGAAATCACAAGTGTTGAGAATGAAGATTTATCAATTATTGGATGAAATAAGATATTTAACAATAAACTTATTTATAAAATGTCAAAAAACTTCATGTTATATCTATTTATGCCTCTGACTTTTCTATTTATTCCTTTTTTAATTGTTATGTTTTTACAAAATTCAATTGCAATTCTAAGCAATTCAAATTCAGCTACATTTAATACAAATTTTGATTGATTAATTTGATTTTTAATTACTTTATCAACAACTATCTATTTCTTAGTTATAACAACTTTTTTTGCAAAAATTGGAAGTATTCAAAATTTAGTAACTTTTGTGATTAAGTTTATTCCAATTATATTAGTTATTATCATTGGTCTAGTTTTAATTTTTACTAATAATCATTCTGAAATTTCCTTGAAATTTAATGGTAAAAGTGTGAAAGAATTAAGTAAAGGTGCTAGCATTTCTAATATTAATGGAATAGGCGCTGCATTCGGGTTATTTATTTCAATAAGTAGTGTGTTTTTCACATATGATGGATTCTATGCAGGGCTTGGCCTGCAATCTGAAATGAAACACCCTAGACATACACCTATAGTTGTATTATCCGGTTTAATCTTAACAACTATAATATATCTTTCAGTAGCTATTTCATTATCGCTTAATGGAGGAGATATATCATCTCTTCATGATAATTTTGCTAAACTAGTTGGTAAAAAATCAGCAAGAATAACACTAGGAATAATTAACCTAACAATTACAATAGGCATAATTGGTGTTTTAAATAATTTATCAATGTGAACACCTAGATTTATTCAAAAACTAATTAACAGAAATGAAGTTCTATTCTCATCATATTTTAAAAGAAAATTTAATAGCCAAAATAAACCAATAGCTGGATTATTGTATTCATTTATGATAATTATTCCGGTTATAACTATCTTTACTTTAATTGGCGTTTATGCTTATCTTCCTGACTCTAATCTTTCTAAATATGGAGAAGGGATGGATAGCTTATATAATTTTTTACAATTAATAACTAATTGATGCCCATTATTTTCGTTTCTTTTTGTGACACTTGCTATTATGGGGGGGTTAATAAATAGGAAAACTAACAAAATTGCAACAAAGAAAACTAAATATTTTAAAGCTTCAGCATGAATATCTATAATCATCATATTTTTATCTCTCTTTGTGGTTATTATTCTTCCGTTTATAGATCTTGTATTGTTATACCAAGTTGAAAATTTAGCTAGCGAAACAAAACTCATTATTTCTAGAATTGCCACAGTTGTTTCATTATTAATATTTGTCGTATTCACAACAATAAGTACGTTTATAGAAATTAAAATAGAAAATAATAAAAAAATATTTTCGAACTAAACTAGTTGTTCAAAAATATCATCTCCAGTTTCTTTAACAATTTCACACCCTCAATTACGAGCCGCTATATTTCCAACTGTTCCTAATCCTAGAACATCAGGTAAAACTTTTGTTTGCTTAAATTGTTTTGAAAATATTGTTAATGGTAATAACTCACGCGTGTGGTTGAAATTTGGATATAGTGGATCGTTACCATGATCACTTGTCATTATTAATAAGTCATCTTCTTTCATAACATTAATAAGTTTTCCGAGTTTAGAATCTAATAAAGCTATATTAGAAGCATAACCATTAACATCTCTTCGATGACCATAATGACTATCAAATTGTACTAAATTTACAAATATAAGTTTATCATTTGAATCTTCTTGCACCAATTTAATAGTTTCATCCATTCCATTAGCATCACCCTCGGTATGAATATATTTAGAAATGCCTTGTCCAACGAAAATGTCATTTATTTTACCAATTCCAATAACTTCAACATTTTTATCTTGTAGTTTATTAAGAATTAATTTATTTGGTTTGTTTGCATAGTCGTGTCTATTAAAGGTTCTTGTGTATTCGCCATTATCGCCAACATATGGACGAACTATGATGCGTCCTACATTTCATTCAGGTTTTGATGAACAAATTTTGCGAGCAGCTTTACCATATCTATATAGATTTTCAAGACCGATTCATTCTTCGTGTCCAGCAATTTGTAAAACTGAATCCATTGATGTATAAAGAATAATAGCTCCTGTTTTCTTTTGTTCGTCAGCATACTCTTTAATTACTTCAGTACCGCTTCCTGATTTATTGCAAATTATCTTTCTATTATCAAATGCTTTCGATAGTTCATTAACTAAATCTTCTGGAAAACCTGTTTCTGTAAATGTTGGAAATGGAACAGTTGTCTTAATTCCCATCATTTCTCAGTGACCTGCTAATGTATCTTTTGCATTAGAAACTTCTTGAATTCTTGACATATAAGCTAATGGCTTTTTGACATGGTAGTTGCCTTCCAAAGTTGAAATATTTCCAATACCTAATTTCTTTCATGTATCAATAAAGAACATTGCACTTTTTGAAGCTGATAAAATAGTGTTTGCGCCCTTATCTCCAAAGGCTTTTTGATCCCGATCTGGGCCAATACCTAGTCCATCGGTAACAATTAAAATTATTCTATTAAATTTTTTCATAATTAATTCCTTCATATTATTTTTTAAGGCAAATTAGATATAAAAATAGTTTTACAATAATTTGCTTTTTCTACCTAATTTAAAGTACTTTTAAATAGCAAGTATAAATTATACTTGTATTTTTTTAATATCCAAATGTTTACAATAAATCACATTGTAAACAACATATAATTTTTATTGTCTAAAGATTTTTATTCTTAAAAAATAAATGCAAAAAAATAAATAGTTCGCTATAAATATCAAATCCAATTTATGCAAATTATCAAGTTTGAATTCTAATTTTTATAAATTAATATAAAACAAAAATATTAATCATATTAAACATTATATTTTTAAATACTTATATAAAATGATATTCTATTCAGATTGAAAATACTCAATAAGAGATTCACCAAAAAAATTTTCAAATATTTCATAATCATTTTTAAATTTTATTTTAACTATGTTTTTAAATTCTTTCAATTCCTTATTAAATTTATCACTAATTACCTCAAGCAATTCAACTAAATCCTTATTTTTGATTGAATGTTCTTTTTTACCAATTTTTAAATGTTTATAATCTAGATCATTTAATAATCCTATATGAGAGATCACATTTCTAAACATATTAAAATTGTGCAAAATTTGAAAACTTTTAATATTTAGGCAACTTGATAACTTTTTATTGATATTTAATTCAGTGACTAGTTTTAATAATTCTTCAATAGTT
It encodes the following:
- a CDS encoding amino acid permease; this encodes MIKSEYKRKKLSSIAIMFVVMGTSIGAGIFFKAKNIADNSQQNFIMAIFSWIIAAIAVISMSLSLVEITSVENEDLSIIGWNKIFNNKLIYKMSKNFMLYLFMPLTFLFIPFLIVMFLQNSIAILSNSNSATFNTNFDWLIWFLITLSTTIYFLVITTFFAKIGSIQNLVTFVIKFIPIILVIIIGLVLIFTNNHSEISLKFNGKSVKELSKGASISNINGIGAAFGLFISISSVFFTYDGFYAGLGLQSEMKHPRHTPIVVLSGLILTTIIYLSVAISLSLNGGDISSLHDNFAKLVGKKSARITLGIINLTITIGIIGVLNNLSMWTPRFIQKLINRNEVLFSSYFKRKFNSQNKPIAGLLYSFMIIIPVITIFTLIGVYAYLPDSNLSKYGEGMDSLYNFLQLITNWCPLFSFLFVTLAIMGGLINRKTNKIATKKTKYFKASAWISIIIIFLSLFVVIILPFIDLVLLYQVENLASETKLIISRIATVVSLLIFVVFTTISTFIEIKIENNKKIFSN
- a CDS encoding aminotransferase class V-fold PLP-dependent enzyme; amino-acid sequence: MNKVENAVIFAAGKGTRMAPLTQYLPKPLVPIYGEPMIERNIKFIKDSGVRNITIVVGYLKKQFQYLKDKYDVNIIENPEYETANNIGSLFYSRNYFNNTLYIEGDLYIKENIFKRVIKEIESENQSIAFSQLCEEHKSEWVYNTDQSQNVINHSLTKDAFLKNIWSGILYLNSETSKEMNSKIEDFYKNDENKQKYFETFLWTLNNKFKHHEILNSTIEELDTFKDLQNIDPRYKNHSTTLLFTPGPINNYNEVNDILSECVLHHRSQLFKFYMEDTTQLMREFIKTKTGLPLFITSSATGAMEAIVTNLAEKGDKVLLIEAGDFGKRFKIILERLGVGPTLTTISYEDGETLNMKEIEKVLKENKFKSLFVTHHETSTGVLHDIESLSKIIKKYAPDTLFVVDTVSSFIHDNIEFDKWGLDAAISTSGKAFCVMPGLSCVVLSQRAIKAAEENKNFKFYFDLPAYVRYYKEEKSTPYTPASSILVAMNAAMKVIKNQTLESIREDKAKIYEFIKNELIKLGFNQVSKDKKNVTNGLLVIDVPKGYDAQKLRNTIEYKSNIYFEVGRKGRQHTQLRIGIPNVIDMPKARLLIEAIKENLDTAKI
- a CDS encoding MAG0110 family membrane protein encodes the protein MNINEKLKNNDIEQNAFNKTKTQQSSIIASSLIWFGYCLAIAFGTAALINTTLFTPFLSFLLNNVEILITMSVGAIVLLFVTFFFGMRMNFWVLLPIVTFLMFWFGIGALGALLQYAAQNINWSVLFLILLVPAIITTVTGFLAFYNKINIANLWVPMITLAISMLIVGLLSFFFLFSKFLYTVYLLLGVALMVIYMAFDWFLIIKFDSVYKRLDPESQSKIKVAQIGLFFGFKLAYDYIYLTIYLIRIYLAFKN
- a CDS encoding signal peptidase II; amino-acid sequence: MSKEVDGYKKTFGEKLKESTDKFITFHKNLVKDYKQNTKKRLLGIGLFWLVFIVFLTIDQLTKGLLFDSNKLGQATHDFGLFGIRPYYHDGVTIIPSKTIGVAIFVQIVSVILCLLIVYFSFIFKDKYLLTILALILSGVFGNMFDRFYCEKTIEGVPQVRDIIFLPWIDKGTFNFADTSIFIALALSIIMGIIYLFKDDKDEESKINEDSYNIFFIPSDVKDFKEEKNNK
- the rpsO gene encoding 30S ribosomal protein S15 — its product is MITKLQKAELVKKYGKDSKDTGNTFVQIAILTAEIEDLKNHFNVNPKDKHSRRGFMAKITKRRVLLQQLKENDFETYTKALAELNLRK
- the mf1 gene encoding diacylglycerol cholinephosphotransferase Mf1; protein product: MNKKSKNHPSLPENIKSRQLGNLKLLKEVTDILSHNNFDYSLIYGTALGAVRDNKIIEWDTDIDIVIKQEAYDFLLKNYPDRLLTNENSKEHFLTFPRFIESRKKVDFKDPNSLYIDLFIAIPSTKQKIYKYNKSKLNVLRGLKAWTGVNYYFTKKILRTLSRIFVKGFLWTKKLSYKETYKQLHDNNPEVYALSTWPSKHSSELWIELNAFDNMKKVKFNDNEYYIINNIEQLFEKEYGSNWRTPIKTKGCHYYGFFETAND
- a CDS encoding phosphopentomutase gives rise to the protein MKKFNRIILIVTDGLGIGPDRDQKAFGDKGANTILSASKSAMFFIDTWKKLGIGNISTLEGNYHVKKPLAYMSRIQEVSNAKDTLAGHWEMMGIKTTVPFPTFTETGFPEDLVNELSKAFDNRKIICNKSGSGTEVIKEYADEQKKTGAIILYTSMDSVLQIAGHEEWIGLENLYRYGKAARKICSSKPEWNVGRIIVRPYVGDNGEYTRTFNRHDYANKPNKLILNKLQDKNVEVIGIGKINDIFVGQGISKYIHTEGDANGMDETIKLVQEDSNDKLIFVNLVQFDSHYGHRRDVNGYASNIALLDSKLGKLINVMKEDDLLIMTSDHGNDPLYPNFNHTRELLPLTIFSKQFKQTKVLPDVLGLGTVGNIAARNWGCEIVKETGDDIFEQLV